The sequence AGTCGAAAAGTTCGCATGCCCCACTAAGAGTCCACCTGCAAAAGTCAGATGGGGCGGCGTGAAGTGGCTGACAGAAAGGCACATACCCGAAAATCGTTCCGCCGGGTTTGAGCACGCGATGCATTTCCTCGATCACCTTCTGAGCGTGTCGGACGTGCTCGAGCATAGCCAAGTTGAGGATACAATCCACGGTGCTGTCGCCAAAGGGCAAATCCGTGGCGTTTGCGCAGATGTCAACTTGATCGAACGACGCAATATCCACATTGATGATGTCGGGGCGTCCCGGCAACCCCCGTGGGCCACATCCCAGGTTGACTACAGCTGAGTCTGGACCATGGCAGGCCAGCACGTCAGCAAGGCAAGTCCTCATATTTTTTGAGAGAAGTACGGGGGAGAAGGTGTCCACCAGAAACTGATAAAGCTGCGGCCAGCGTTTGAGAACCCCCTGAAGTTTGGATGCAGCCCCAGTGCCCACGCTACCACTGATGGGAATGAACTGGGTGCAATGGTACTTTCCCTCTACTACATTGAATGGCTTGGCAAGCAACGTGAGAATTTTTTCGTGTTTGGTCATTTTTGGAGCAGGCTCATGTGTGGCGCAGCACGACATTTTTTTCTTGCTATACTAAAGTATTCTTGCCCACAAGCCATGGTAAGACAACCGATTCTCAGCGTTTGAAATACAAGGCTACGAAATGTGTCCCCTCCGGAACCGGCACAGCTACGACCCCCGCAGGCCCCTTTTGGGGAAGAACCGTCTCGCTGTCCACCTGAGCCACCCAGTGCCTGTGCCACGGCAAAGCGAAAAAAACCCGGCCCGCAGACGGCGCGGCTACGGTTGCAAATGCCTCACGGGGGGTTACGCTGGCATGGGTGACCAGAGGTGCGCCATGCAAAGACATGGGCCTGGCAGCGGCGGTAAGCAGGCGGACCATTCCCCCAGCCTTCGTGGGGTTAATCTCGTACTCGACATCCGCACCGCTCCCCCTCCCTAAACGGACTTCATATGGCACCAACATGGTGGTCTGGCCTGCCCCCATGACATAGGCTCGGCGTTCACCCCCCCCCTTCACCAGGACATCCACAGGCGCATCAGCGTCCACCTCCAGTCTGACCTCGATCATATCCGCTCCTACACGATCCAAGACTTCACTACTGATCAGTTTACCCGCTCCCGGCAGGGGGCGTAGTCGCACCAAACCACGGCCGGCTTTTCGCTCGTCCCAGGCGGTATCCGGCGCGAACAGAGCCTGCCCCAGATACCCCTCGAACAGGAACGCGCCAAACCCAGAATGATCTTTGACCTCTAGCCCAGGAAGCTCCACCGGACTTAGCGGATACTTTCCCTGCAGGACATTCTCAGTAAAAGCCTCATCAAGCATGGCCCACACATATTTCACACCCCAAAGGGTTAGCGTGGCTGGCCCGACATGGTGCACATAAGCCACAGGTGAACTCTCGTGCCTCAGACTGCGAGCGAGCAACCCCATGGGGAATGGCACCAGAGTGTCCGCCTGCTTGCGGAGGAGGTTCACGGTAATGGGGTAGAAACGCATAGCCTGGTATTGTAGCAAATTGAAATTCCGTTCCGGATCATTGTACACTAGACTGCCCACCCCATGTTCCCACGACGCAGGACCAACTGTCTTACCAGAAGGTCCGAGGCGCTCAAAAATTATAAAAGGTTCGTCCTGGAACATACCCACCCGAGACCTGGGAAGATTGTCACCCTGGGCGAAGATGGCAATCGGGTTGTAGTGTGGTATCCTAGCATTGGGCGTGGTTTCGCCAGATTCAAGTAGAAGGAAGCGCGGCTTTAGCTCTTCCAGATGCTCAAGCCCGATGCCCAGAGTTTCAACCTGATAGCGGAATGGATTCACGCGTACGTACTGATTAACAGGCTGTCCTTTGGATGGCAGTCGCACACCTACGGAAGCATCTTCAGGTAGGTTGGATTCAATCCACCCGTGAGCCATTTGACGGTTCGACGGGTAGGTGACGTAGTTCACCACCTGAACATTCACCACGACCATGGGCAGCAACACAAGAAACACCAAGCTCGCTCCCCACAACCGCCGATATGCATTTGCGGCAATCGCCGTCTGGAGGAAATCCAAACAGCAGGCAATGAGCAGAAGCCCCAATATGGAAACAGCATAATAGTAATACGTTGTCTGTAATGTTGCACTTCCACCAACCAGGACGATGTAAATCAGCTGCAAAAAACAACATACTGACAGTACTGAAAAACCATCTGTAGGACCACCTCGACAGATGAACCGCACCATAAGAATCACTAAAACTGGCAAAAAAAACCAACGAAGCACGGGGCCGAAGAACACCTGCAGTTCAAAGAGGTTACGTACTACAGTTGCAGGAACGCTTTTCGAAGCAGCTGATTCAGCAATCGGTGAATGCATAGCACTAAGATAGCCCCACATCCAGGCGACAATGTTATCCAGCCCAAACAGTACCAAAGGGTTTGCAGCCAGGAAGACGGCCAAGAAGATAACCCCAGCCAGGGACAGATCTCCAAACCACTTTACCCCGGACCGCCTTGCCCGAATGACTAAAAGCCATATCAGAACAGCTGCCAGGGGTACACACGTGAGCTTGATTGAAAAGGACAACCCCATCAACGCCCACGAGGTGAACAAGTGCGACTTGCGTCCGCTCCTCGCGTAATTAAGCCCAAAATAAAGACAGAGCAGGCCGAACAGCAATGCGGGGGTGTCAGGTTTTATTCGTGTTTCAAAGGCCGAAAGAAAGGGTGTCAGAGCCACGAGCCATGCTCCCCAGAAGCCCGCTCGAGGGGAAACATGACGGGAGAGCAGTAGATAGCCCGCAGCTGGCAGCCACAATGTGAAAGCAAGCAACTGATACAGGGCAAACGCTCGATAGCATTTGTCCAACGCCTGGGGATACAGTTGATAAAGCTCAGGGTCCTCGAACCGGGTGATGAAGCCGAGTGCATCCAGACCCGACATCACCGGCCTAGCCAGATGCAATACTGGCCCACCGATACCAAAGAGATAGGAAAAACGGTCACCATGAATACTGTTGTACCCTAACGCCGTGTACAGACTGATAATCCCGTCATCTTCGTAAACATTCAACCCGAATTTTTTGGATGTATTCAGCCCATATCCGTGCTGATCGTCTACTCCACGCAAACCTCCAATTACTAACAACTGAAATAACAACAGCACGGCTATGGAAGCTATGACGCTCCATGGCAGCAGGCACTTGGCACCTTTATCAGTGACACCGGAATTAAACAAACCTTTTACAATATCAATAAACT comes from Desulfovibrio sp. and encodes:
- a CDS encoding class I SAM-dependent methyltransferase, with amino-acid sequence MTKHEKILTLLAKPFNVVEGKYHCTQFIPISGSVGTGAASKLQGVLKRWPQLYQFLVDTFSPVLLSKNMRTCLADVLACHGPDSAVVNLGCGPRGLPGRPDIINVDIASFDQVDICANATDLPFGDSTVDCILNLAMLEHVRHAQKVIEEMHRVLKPGGTIFGYVPFCQPLHAAPSDFCRWTLSGACELFDSFEIVESGVGAGPTSGWLWITVEWMSMLLSFGSTTLKDLLALAFMLLFFPLKHLDRLMERHPDAERIASGLYLRGRK
- a CDS encoding glycosyltransferase family 39 protein, whose protein sequence is MKTQFIDIVKGLFNSGVTDKGAKCLLPWSVIASIAVLLLFQLLVIGGLRGVDDQHGYGLNTSKKFGLNVYEDDGIISLYTALGYNSIHGDRFSYLFGIGGPVLHLARPVMSGLDALGFITRFEDPELYQLYPQALDKCYRAFALYQLLAFTLWLPAAGYLLLSRHVSPRAGFWGAWLVALTPFLSAFETRIKPDTPALLFGLLCLYFGLNYARSGRKSHLFTSWALMGLSFSIKLTCVPLAAVLIWLLVIRARRSGVKWFGDLSLAGVIFLAVFLAANPLVLFGLDNIVAWMWGYLSAMHSPIAESAASKSVPATVVRNLFELQVFFGPVLRWFFLPVLVILMVRFICRGGPTDGFSVLSVCCFLQLIYIVLVGGSATLQTTYYYYAVSILGLLLIACCLDFLQTAIAANAYRRLWGASLVFLVLLPMVVVNVQVVNYVTYPSNRQMAHGWIESNLPEDASVGVRLPSKGQPVNQYVRVNPFRYQVETLGIGLEHLEELKPRFLLLESGETTPNARIPHYNPIAIFAQGDNLPRSRVGMFQDEPFIIFERLGPSGKTVGPASWEHGVGSLVYNDPERNFNLLQYQAMRFYPITVNLLRKQADTLVPFPMGLLARSLRHESSPVAYVHHVGPATLTLWGVKYVWAMLDEAFTENVLQGKYPLSPVELPGLEVKDHSGFGAFLFEGYLGQALFAPDTAWDERKAGRGLVRLRPLPGAGKLISSEVLDRVGADMIEVRLEVDADAPVDVLVKGGGERRAYVMGAGQTTMLVPYEVRLGRGSGADVEYEINPTKAGGMVRLLTAAARPMSLHGAPLVTHASVTPREAFATVAAPSAGRVFFALPWHRHWVAQVDSETVLPQKGPAGVVAVPVPEGTHFVALYFKR